From Crassaminicella indica, one genomic window encodes:
- a CDS encoding sodium-dependent transporter, whose amino-acid sequence MTNLNKEQDRGQWGSKLGFILAAAGSAVGLGNLWKFPYVAGKNGGGAFVLVYIIILFLVGFTLMLAEITLGRHTQVSAIGAYRKIRKKWAWVGALGVLAGFLILSFYSVVGGWVLSYLFKALTGALHVTDAEVLGNMFGGLISSTGTPIIFHAIFMVLNLIIVFGGISGGIEKASKIMMPALFVMIILLALRSVTLPGASEGLKFLFVPDFSVITPTVILDALGQVFFSLSLGMGCMITYGSYLSKDTDIIQSAIAIPVLDTAVALLAGIATLPAVFAFGFEPAAGPGLMFVTLPAVFSQMPLGGLFAVIFFLLVLFAALTSSISLLEVCVAYVVDEWKWKRAKATITMTIIIFLVGIPASLSFGVWEHIKIIGERGFFDTYDFIASNVLLPLGGLLLCIFVGWIWGTDRAVKEATNDGQREFSLASVWVFLIKYLGPLAIGAVFIRSIMAAF is encoded by the coding sequence ATGACTAATTTGAACAAAGAACAAGATAGGGGTCAATGGGGATCTAAGTTGGGATTTATTTTAGCTGCAGCAGGTTCAGCGGTAGGACTAGGAAACCTATGGAAATTCCCTTATGTTGCTGGAAAAAATGGTGGTGGTGCATTTGTACTTGTATATATTATTATATTATTTTTAGTAGGATTTACTTTAATGCTTGCGGAAATCACTTTAGGAAGGCATACGCAAGTAAGTGCAATTGGTGCATATAGGAAAATTCGAAAGAAATGGGCATGGGTAGGTGCACTAGGAGTTTTAGCAGGATTTTTAATTCTTTCATTTTATAGTGTTGTAGGAGGATGGGTTCTTAGTTATCTATTTAAAGCATTAACAGGTGCTTTGCATGTAACAGATGCTGAAGTTTTAGGAAATATGTTTGGAGGGTTAATTTCTAGTACTGGAACACCAATTATTTTTCATGCAATATTCATGGTGCTAAACTTAATTATTGTATTTGGTGGTATTAGTGGAGGTATTGAAAAAGCTAGTAAAATTATGATGCCTGCTTTGTTTGTTATGATTATATTACTTGCTTTACGTTCTGTAACTTTGCCAGGTGCTAGTGAAGGATTAAAATTCCTTTTTGTACCAGATTTTTCAGTTATTACGCCTACGGTTATACTTGATGCATTAGGCCAGGTATTCTTTTCATTGAGTTTAGGTATGGGTTGTATGATCACTTATGGTAGTTATTTAAGCAAGGATACAGATATTATTCAAAGTGCAATAGCTATTCCTGTGCTTGATACAGCAGTTGCTTTACTTGCAGGAATTGCTACGTTGCCAGCAGTATTTGCTTTTGGTTTTGAGCCAGCAGCAGGACCTGGACTTATGTTTGTAACACTACCAGCAGTATTTTCACAAATGCCCTTAGGTGGATTGTTTGCGGTGATATTTTTCTTATTAGTATTGTTTGCAGCATTAACATCTTCTATTTCATTATTAGAAGTATGTGTTGCATATGTTGTTGATGAATGGAAGTGGAAGCGAGCAAAAGCTACTATTACTATGACAATCATAATATTTTTAGTAGGAATACCAGCTTCATTGTCTTTTGGAGTATGGGAACATATTAAAATAATTGGAGAAAGAGGTTTCTTTGATACGTATGATTTTATTGCAAGTAACGTATTACTACCATTAGGAGGACTTTTATTATGTATATTTGTAGGCTGGATATGGGGAACAGATCGTGCAGTCAAAGAAGCTACAAACGATGGTCAGAGAGAATTTAGCTTAGCTTCAGTTTGGGTTTTCTTAATTAAATATTTAGGACCATTAGCTATAGGAGCTGTATTTATACGTTCAATTATGGCAGCCTTTTAA